In Apus apus isolate bApuApu2 chromosome 25, bApuApu2.pri.cur, whole genome shotgun sequence, the following proteins share a genomic window:
- the ERBB2 gene encoding receptor tyrosine-protein kinase erbB-2: MIPAGGCLGAGLLLLAALCPPAAAEVCTGTDMKLLRPSSPESHYETLRHLYQGCQVVQGNLELTYLPPDADTAFLKDIKEVQGYVLIAENQVSQLELQNLRIIRGTQLFQERFALAVVGNAGPAGAPGLRQLGMRHLTEILKGGVRIERNPQLCFQETILWSDIFHRHNELRGETQVESTRTRSCPDCRALCAEGHCWGEGPQDCQTLTNSICHGCPRCKGTKPTDCCHEQCAAGCTGPKHSDCLACLNFNRSGICELHCPPLVIYNSDTFESVPNRDGRYTFGASCVSQCPYNYLATEVGSCTLVCPQNSQEVTVNNIQKCEKCSKPCPEVCYGLGVDFLKGVRAVNASNIQHFRGCTKIFGSLAFLPETFTGDPSTNTPPLDPKLLQNFESLEELTGFLYIAAWPPSFQDLGVFQNLRVIRGRVLHNGAYSLTLQDLSLRALGLRALQEISSGMVLVHHNPQLCFLQKVPWGSIFRNPRQRLFQTHNKPPEQCESEGLVCFHLCAHGHCWGPGPTQCVACERFLRGQECVASCNLLDGAIREHANGTRCLPCHPECQPQNGTETCFGSDADQCVACAHYKDAQQCVRRCPSGVKADASFVPVWKYPDEDGICQLCPTNCTHSCTIRDEDGCPVDQKPSQVTSIIAGVVGALLVVLLLLITVFCVKRRRQQERKHTMRRLLQETELVEPLTPSGALPNQAQMRILKETELKKVKVLGSGAFGTVYKGIWIPDGESVKIPVAIKVLRENTSPKANKEILDEAYVMAGVGSPYVSRLLGICLTSTVQLVTQLMPYGCLLDYVRENKDRIGSQDLLNWCVQIAKGMSYLEEVRLVHRDLAARNVLVKSPNHVKITDFGLARLLDIDETEYHADGGKVPIKWMALESILRRRFTHQSDVWSYGVTVWELMTFGAKPYDGIPAREIPDLLEKGERLPQPPICTIDVYMIMVKCWMIDSECRPKFRELVTEFSRMARDPQRFVVIQNDMVGVPGSMDSTFYRALLEEEDMDDLVDAEEYLVPHQGFFSAETSTTYRSRISSTRSTAETPVDAEEGEGLAAFPFPPQGLPEGPEGPVPEVPEGDGGAKGPRQSPSAREPSALPRYSEDPTGTAAEDSEDPEGFTTPAPHITMPEYVNQAGEQRSPPRRPRTPPSPPDKPKGHQGKNGLIKEAKHPFPGPFGHAVENPEYLTPPGAPTPGPFSQAFDNPYYWNQDPPKGGGPEGGPGTTPTAENPEYLGLAGPDDTAA; the protein is encoded by the exons GCCCTGGCCGTGGTGGGCAACGCCGGCCCCGCCGGCGCCCCGGGGCTGCGCCAGCTGGGCATGCGGCACCTCACAG AGATCCTGAAGGGTGGGGTGCGCATCGAGAGGaacccccagctctgcttccaaGAGACCATCCTCTGGTCCGACATCTTCCACCGGCACAACGAGCTCCGTGGCGAGACCCAGGTGGAGAGCACCCGCACCCGCAGCT GTCCCGACTGCCGGGCGCTGTGTGCCGAGGGGCACTGCTGGGGCGAGGGGCCACAGGACTGCCAGACGT TGACCAACAGCATCTGCCACGGCTGCCCCCGCTGCAAGGGCACGAAGCCGACCGACTGCTGCCACGAGCAGTGCGCCGCGGGCTGCACCGGCCCCAAGCACTCCGACTGCCTG gcgTGCCTCAACTTCAACCGGAGCGGGATCTGTGAGCTGCACTGCCCCCCCCTCGTCATCTACAACTCGGATACCTTTGAGTCGGTGCCCAACCGCGACGGGCGCTACACCTTCGGTGCCAGCTGTGTCAGCCAGTGTCCCT ATAACTACCTGGCAACAGAGGTGGGATCCTGCACCCTCGTGTGTCCCCAGAACAGCCAAGAAGTCACCGTCAACAACATCCAGAAGTGTGAGAAGTGCAGCAAGCCCTGCCCAGAGG TGTGCTACGGGCTGGGAGTGGATTTCCTGAAGGGCGTCCGTGCTGTCAACGCTTCCAACATCCAGCACTTCCGTGGCTGCACCAAGATCTTTGGCAGCCTGGCCTTCCTGCCTGAGACCTTCACGGG GGACCCCAGCACCAACACACCACCCCTGGACCCCAAACTGCTACAGAACTTCGAGAGCCTGGAGGAGCTGACAG GCTTCCTCTACATCGCTGCGTGGCCGCCCAGCTTccaggacctgggggtcttcCAGAACCTACGGGTCATCCGGGGCCGTGTGCTGCACAA CGGCGCCTACTCGCTGACGCTGCAGGACCTGTCGTTGCGGGCACTGGGGCTCCGTGCCCTGCAGGAGATCAGCAGTGGGATGGTGCTCGTCCACCACaacccccagctctgcttcctccagAAGGTGCCCTGGGGCAGCATCTTCCGCAACCCCCGCCAGCGCCTCTTCCAGACCCACAACAAGCCCCCCGAGCAGTGCG AGAGCGAGGGGCTGGTCTGCTTCCACCTCTGTGCCCACGGGCACTGCTGGGGCCCCGGCCCGACCCAGTGCGTGGCCTGCGAGCGGTTCCTGCGCGGCCAAGAGTGCGTCGCCTCCTGCAACCTCCTGGATGG AGCCATCCGGGAACACGCCAACGGGACGCggtgcctgccctgccaccccGAGTGCCAGCCCCAGAACGGCACCGAGACCTGCTTCGGATCG GACGCAGACCAGTGCGTGGCCTGTGCCCACTACAAGGACGCGCAGCAGTGCGTGCGGCGCTGCCCCAGCGGGGTGAAGGCTGACGCCTCCTTCGTGCCCGTCTGGAAGTACCCAGACGAGGAtggcatctgccagctctgccccaccaACTGCACCCACTC GTGCACGATCCGGGACGAGGACGGATGTCCCGTGGACCAGAAGCCAAG CCAGGTGACATCAATCATTGCTGGGGTAGTGGGGGCTCTGCTGGTCGTTCTCCTCCTGCTCATCACCGTGTTCTGCGTCAAGCGCCGGCGGCAGCAGGAGCGGAAACACACCATGAGGCGCCTGCTGCAGGAGACTGAG ctggtggagcCGCTGACACCCAGCGGGGCCCTCCCCAACCAAGCCCAGATGCGGATCCTCAAGGAGACTGAGCTCAAGAAGGTCAAAGTTTTGGGCTCCGGTGCTTTTGGCACCGTCTACAAG GGCATCTGGATCCCTGATGGGGAGAGCGTGAAGATCCCAGTGGCCATCAAGGTCTTGCGGGAGAACACGTCACCCAAAGCCAACAAGGAGATCCTGGAT GAGGCCTACGTGATGGCAGGGGTGGGCAGCCCCTACGTGTCCCGGCTGCTGGGTATCTGCCTGACCTCCACGGTGCAGCTGGTGACACAGCTGATGCCCTACGGCTGCCTCCTGGACTACGTGCGGGAGAACAAGGACCGCATCGGCTCCCAGGACCTGCTCAACTGGTGTGTGCAGATTGCCAAG GGGATGAGTTACCTGGAGGAGGTGCGGCTGGTGCACAGGGACCTGGCTGCTCGCAACGTCCTCGTCAAGAGCCCCAACCACGTCAAGATCACCGACTTCGGGCTGGCCCGGCTGCTCGACATCGACGAGACCGAGTACCACGCTGACGGTGGCAAG GTCCCCATCAAGTGGATGGCACTGGAGTCCATCCTCCGGCGGCGCTTCACCCACCAGAGCGATGTCTGGAGCTACG GTGTCACCGTGTGGGAGCTGATGACCTTCGGAGCAAAGCCCTACGATGGGATCCCTGCCAGGGAGatccctgacctgctggagaagggCGAGAGGCTGCCACAGCCACCCATCTGCACCATCGACGTCTACATGATCATGGTGAAAT GCTGGATGATCGACTCTGAGTGCCGGCCCAAGTTTCGGGAGCTGGTCACCGAGTTCTCCCGCATGGCTCGGGACCCCCAGCGCTTCGTGGTCATCCAG AACGACATGGTAGGGGTGCCTGGCTCCATGGACAGCACCTTCTACCGGgccctgctggaggaggaggacatGGACGACCTGGTGGACGCCGAGGAGTACCTGGTCCCTCACCAGGGCTTCTTCAGCGCCGAGACCTCCACCACGTACCGCAGCCGCATCTCCTCCACACGG agcacagcagagaccCCAGTGGATGCAGAGGAGGGTGAGGGCTTGGctgccttccccttccccccccaggGCCTGCCTGAGGGCCCAGAGGGGCCCGTGCCAGAGGTGCCAGAGGGGGACGGGGGGGCCAAGGGGCCCCGGCAGAGCCCGTCAGCGCGGGAGCCCAGCGCCCTGCCGCGCTACAGCGAGGATCCCACCGGCACGGCGGCCGAGGACAGCGAGGACCCCGAGGGCTTCACCACTCCAGCCCCCCACATCACCATGCCAG AGTACGTGAACCAGGCCGGGGAGCAGCGCTCGCCGCCCCGGCGCCCCCGCACGCCCCCGTCCCCGCCAGACAAGCCCAAGGGGCACCAGGGTAAGAACGGGCTCATCAAGGAGGCCAAGCACCCCTTCCCAGGGCCCTTTGGCCACGCTGTGGAGAACCCCGAGTACCTGACCCCCCCCGGCGCGCCCACCCCCGGCCCCTTCAGCCAAGCCTTCGACAACCCCTACTACTGGAACCAGGACCCTCCGAAGGGGGGTGGCCCTGAGGGAGGCCCTGGCACGACACCCACAGCAGAGAACCCCGAGTACCTGGGCCTGGCTGGCCCCGATGACACGGCCGCATAG